One window from the genome of Microcebus murinus isolate Inina chromosome X, M.murinus_Inina_mat1.0, whole genome shotgun sequence encodes:
- the LOC105884174 gene encoding histone H2B-like: protein MTLINLVTVNRSQTGGGSIFGFPEPLMAVLAMAEPVSEMSSEACSFSKEPKEAESMRTLKKQPRHRGHHSRWGEDSFATYFPRVLKNVHDGLSLSQEAVSVMDSFVHDIFERIAEEAGRLARYTKRATITSREIQTAARLILPGEIGKHAVSEGTKAMARYSRRR from the coding sequence ATGACGTTGATCAACCTAGTGACTGTAAATAGGTCCCAAACAGGCGGGGGGTCCATCTTCGGTTTTCCAGAGCCCCTGATGGCTGTCTTGGCCATGGCCGAGCCTGTGTCTGAGATGTCCTCTGAGGCCTGCTCTTTCTCCAAGGAGCCTAAGGAAGCTGAATCGATGAGGACCCTGAAGAAGCAGCCAAGGCATCGCGGCCACCACTCCAGGTGGGGCGAGGACAGCTTCGCCACCTACTTCCCCAGAGTCCTGAAGAACGTCCACGACGGCCTCAGCCTGTCCCAGGAGGCCGTGAGCGTGATGGATTCGTTCGTCCACGACATCTTCGAGCGCATCGCTGAGGAGGCCGGCCGGCTGGCGCGCTACACCAAGCGCGCGACCATCACGTCCAGAGAGATCCAGACGGCCGCGCGCCTCATTCTGCCCGGGGAAATCGGCAAGCACGCCGTGTCCGAGGGCACCAAGGCCATGGCCAGATACAGTCGCCGCAGGTAA